From the Chryseobacterium fluminis genome, the window AATCGGAAAGTGTTTCTACGTTATCCAGTCCTTCGGCAGCGCAGAACCTTCCCAGAGCAAATGGTAAATCTTTAGAAACGTTGATGACCACCGTATTTTCAAGTGCGGATGCTTCTTCGTTGAATTTTCGTGCTGAAGAGGCACATGTAGGCGTATCAATACTTGGGAAAATATTAAACACTTTTTTCTTTCCGTCGAAAGTTTGCAGCGTTTTTACATTTAATGCTGAATCTACCAGAGCAAAATCTCTGATTGTAGTTCCTATGGTTGGTAAATTCCCAATAGTGTTTACCGGATTTCCTTTTAATGTAATATTTGACATAAATAATTTTTTAATGTTTTTCAAATTTAATCAAAATAGAAAATTATCTTATCAATAAATGGTTAAATAATTCTTAAAACGAAAATAAAACACTGAAGTCTGCGTAGATGAATTTATGGTCCATACTATAATTTGGAGCATTCGCTTACATCAATGCTTATATCACCCCGGCAGTCCGGCAGGCACAGAGTCATTTTCCAACAGCCGATCATCTGCTACAATCTCCGGATCGTCTTTCAGTACAGGAAAAGAAAGTGATTTAAATTCAGTTTGGAGATGCATCGGCCTCTTTTTTTATATAAAATAAGTTGAAAAAAGAATCTTAATCACTAAATTTGTGGGACTTTAAAAATCAAATAATAAATAACAGTATAATGTCAGACAAATCAAAAATCTATTACACCCTTACGGATGAGGCTCCAATGTTGGCAACACACTCGTTTTTACCGATTGTAAAAGCTTTTACGAAATCAGCTAATATTGAGATCGCAGTTCCGGATATTTCTTTGGCAGGAAGAATTTTAGCAAACTTCCCAGAATTTTTGAAAGATGATCAGAAGATCGGTGATGCTTTGGCTGAATTAGGCCAGCTGGCAACTCAACCGGATGCAAACATTATCAAATTACCCAATATTTCAGCTTCAGCGCCTCAGTTGGATGCAGCTATTGCCGAATTGCAATCTAAAGGCTTCGCAGTTCCCAATTATCCTGCAGAGCCTAAAAATGAGGAAGAGAAAGCTATTAAGGCGAAATATGCCAAAGTATTGGGAAGTGCCGTAAACCCGGTATTAAGAGAGGGAAACTCTGACAGACGTGCTCCAAAAGCTGTTAAAAATTATGCAAAAGCAAATCCTCACCGAATGGGAGATTGGGCTTCAGACAGTAAAACCGACGTTGCTCATATGGACAACGGAGATTTTTACGGGACTGAGACTTCGACAACGCTGGAAAATGCTACAAAATATAAAATCGTTTTCAAAGGAAATGATGGTGCCGAAAATTTATTAAAAGATTTTGCAGGTCTTCAGGCCGGAGAAGTGATCGATTCTTCTGTAATGAATTTAAATGCACTCAGAGCTTTTGTCCAGCAGGCTATTGAGGAGGCAAAAAACAGAAACGTCCTTCTTTCTGCTCACCTGAAAGCGACGATGATGAAGATCTCTGATCCGATCATTTTCGGAGCAATCGTAGAAACATTCTTCAAAGAGGTTTTCACCAAATATGCAGATACTTTCAAGTCCTTAGATGTTAATCCCAACAACGGTTTAGCTGATCTTTTCGATAAAATCAAAGGAAATGCCCAGGAAGCGGATATTAAAGCGGATATTGAGACTGCTTTAGCCAACGGACCAAGAGTGGCGATGGTAAACTCTGATAAGGGAATTACCAATTTCCACGTGCCTTCCGATATCATCGTTGATGCTTCTATGGCAGCTTTGGTAAGAGGCGGAGGAAAAATGTGGAACAAGGAAGGAAAAGAAGAAGATACGGTTTGTATCATTCCGGACCGTTCTTATGCAGGATTTTACCAGTCTGTTATTGATGATATGAAAGCGCATGGAAAATTGGATCCTACCACGATGGGCTCTGTTCCGAACGTTGGTTTGATGGCTCAGAAAGCTGAAGAATACGGTTCTCATGACAAAACTTTCCAGGCAGCTGATGAAGGAACAATTGAAGTTCAGGACGAAGCAGGAAACGTTCTTCTTTCTCAGAAAGTAGAAAAAGGAGATATTTTCAGAATGTGCCAGACTAAGGATGCTCCGATCCAGGATTGGGTAAAATTAGCCGTAAACAGATCAAGATTATCTGATACGCCTGCTATTTTCTGGTTAGATAAAGGCAGAGCGCACGACAGAGAGATCATTAAAAAAGTAGAAAAATATCTGGCTGATCACGATACAAACGGACTTGACATTAAGATTCTCGATGTAAAAGATGCCATGACCGAAACATTGAAAAGAGCAAGAGAAGGAAAAGATACGATTTCTGTTTCCGGAAACGTACTGAGAGATTATTTAACGGATCTCTTCCCTATTCTTGAGCTCGGAACTTCTGCCAAGATGCTTTCCATTGTTCCGCTGATGAACGGCGGTGGTTTATTTGAAACAGGTGCAGGAGGTTCTGCTCCAAAACACGTCGAGCAGTTTATTGAGGAAGGTTATTTAAGATGGGATTCTCTAGGTGAATTCCTTGCTTTACAGGCCTCTTTGGAACATTTGGCACAAACTCAGGGGAATACAAAATCCCAGGTTCTGGCTGATGCTCTGGATGAAGCAAATGCCAAATTTTTAGCAACGGATAAATCTCCTGCAAGAAAAGTAGGACAAATCGATAACAGAGGTTCTCACTTCTATTTGGCGATGTATTGGGCTGAAGCGTTGGCGAATCAGACAGCTGATGCTGAACTGGCTAAACAATTTGCTCCGATTGCAGAAGCGATGAAGGAAAATGAAGAAGTCATCAATGCTGAATTAATCGGTGCGCAGGGTAAACCTCAACAGATTGACGGATACTTCAAAACGGATACTTACAAAACGTATGCAGCCATGAGGCCAAGTACTGTATTAAATGAAATCATTGACGGAATTTAATTTCAATTCTGATATAAATGCAGGCTCCTTTTAAAAAGGAGCCTTTTTTGTCTCTTAATAATAAATTGCCATACTTTACCAGGTTAAAAATCTACTGAGTTTAAATCGATCTGTATTAAATTCTTATTTAAACCGGATATCGACTCATAAATAGGCTTCGACATGCTCAGCATATTTAGTTTTTCGTTTCAAAACGACCAGGTCAGACTCATTATTTTCAATCTCCTTCCCGGCTTGAATATAAACATTACAGAGTGAACTTACAGCGGCAGGATTTCCTGAAAATATACCATCAGGAATTGATTTTGAAGAAACTTAATACAGATTAAAGTAAAAATCTTATTCTATCGTCTCTCATAAAAACAAATATCAACTTTTCAGTTTTCTTATGTTAAAAAATAAATCCTCCCCTTTTTCTCCGGGAGGATTTATGATGAAAATATGTATTAAAATATAAACTTGTAAGATTAATCAGGCATGTGCCTTTCTGAATTTAATCATGCTTAAAATAAACAGCCCCAATATTCCCAGCACAAAATAGCCTTCTGCCACCTGCAACTGAACCTGAGGTTTGAGTATTGCAACGATACCGTAACTGATCGCTGAGGTGATAATAAAGGCGACTCCTCCGGTAAGACCACCGGCAATTCCGGCAGAGTTCGGAAATCTTCCGATACAGTAGGAAAAATAATTATTAAAAATAAACCCTGCGGTCACATGAATCAGAAAGGCAAAGGCTACCAGACTGTAAATATTATTTGAGAAATAAGAGGCCAAAAACATTACAACAATTAAAATCAACTGAATAAAATTGGCATAACGGATCTTCGGCAGAAATGCTTTATTAATTAATGCTTTTCCCAAGAATCCGCCCGTCATCCAGGCAAATCCCAGAATTAATGAAACGTAACCTGCAACAACTTCCGAATACCCCATTTTATGTTCAATAATGAATGATCCGCATAAATTAAAGAACATGATCATGGAGTAACTCAATCCGCACATCAGCATTCCGTAAAAGAAATCTTTCGCTTTAAACATCGATTCATACTCTTTCATCAGGAATTCAATATGAAAAGGATTTCTTTTTTTCAGCGTTTCCCCGGAGAATAAAAATTCAAGAATCAGAAGCAGTAAGCTGTATGCTGCCAGAACATAAAAGTTAGACTGCCATCCGAAGATTTTCTGGAGGTATCCCCCGATAAACGGAGCGACAATAGGCCCGACCGACCACACGATCGTCATAATACTAAGGTAATGCTTCCGTTCCTCTCCTTCATACACATCGACAAAAAATGCCCTTTTTGAAACGACAGCAAATCCTGATAAAATTCCCTGCAAAACCCTCATGGCATAGATCACGAAAATATTCTGAGTGGTCGCTGTAATTAAAAAAGAGACTACAAACAGAGCCAGTGATGCCATAGAAACCCTGTACCTACCAAAAGAATCGACAATGCTTCCGGCAAAAAACTGGGTCAGTCCGTAACTGATTAAAAAAATGGAGAGTGTAAGCTGAATATTGCTTTCCGGCTGATGTAATTCTGTTGCCATACTCGGCATCGACGGTAAGTAGATATCCGTTGCCAATCCCGACATCGGAATAACGGCAAAAGCCAGAACCGTGGCTATTAACTGATTTTTTTCTTTGAGAGTTTTCATTCCTGTCATTCAATCTTTTCATGAATTCCTGAAATTATTCAGGAAGCTTATTTTTATTTTAATTATTGACTAATTTCATAGAACCTTCACTGTACCGCTCCCCGGTATCCGGGTATTTTTTTAGAATCGCATCGATGGTATCCAAATCTGACTGTGAAAGTTCAATATCAGTGGCTGCAATATTTTCTTGCAGGTATGTAATTCTTTTTGTCCCGGGAATCGGAATAATATCTTCTCCCTGATTCAGGACCCAGGCCAGAGCCATCTGTGTTCCTTTGACTCCCCTGGAAGCTGCAAAGTCATTAATTTCTTTGGCCAGATTTCTGTTATTCTCCAAATATTTTTCCTGATATCGTGGTAACGATTTTCTGAAGTCGTCATTTCCGAGCTTCTGTACTTCATGGATATTGGCAAAAAGACCTCTTGCGAGCGGCGAATACGGAACCAGGGTAATTCCGAGTTCCCTGATCGTTGGTAAAATTTCTTTTTCAACATCTTTGGTTAATATCGAATATTCTGATTGTAATGCTGTAATCGGATGAATTTTATTAGCTTTCCTGATGGATTCAGCAGACGCTTCTGATAATCCCAGGTATTTTACTTTTCCTGCCCTTACCAAATCAGCCATTGCTCCTACCGTCTCTTCAACAGGCACATTCGGATCAACACGGTGTGCATAATAAAGATCTATTTCATCGATTTTTAATCTCTGAAGGCTCAGGTCTACCGCTTTTTTAATCCATTCCGGCGATCCGTCAAAGTAAGTTCCGGGAGCCCCGCTGTGACCTGGTGTTCCATCTTTGAATCTGAAGCCGAATTTGGTGGCAATAAAAATTTTATCCCGATTGGGTACTAAAACCTTTGAAATGAGTTTTTCATTTTCGCCATTGGCATACATATCGGCAGTATCCCAGAAATTGACGCCCAGATCCAGCGCTTTATGAAGGGTGCTGATGCTCTCCTGCTCGTCTGCAGGCCCGTAAGCAAAACTCATCCCCATACATCCCAAACCAATAGCGGACAGCTGCTTTCCTGTGTTTCCTAATTTTCTAAATTTCATGATGATTTTTGGTTTTAAATTGTCAGGACAAAATTATAACAGGAATTCTTCGGATGTAATATAGAATTCAAACGAAGAATTATAAAATTCAAACAAGTGAGGTTCTGACTGTATTTGGGGTCATTCCCGTCTGCTTTTTAAAATAATTGGTAAAATAGGCAGGCTCCTCAAATCCCAGTCCATAGGCAATTTCAGATACGTTCCAGTCTGTATGTTTCAACAGGGCATTGGCTTCCTGGATGATCCGCGAAGTAATCTGCTGTGTTGTCGTTTTCCCCGTAATCTCCTTGACAGAACGGTTGAGCGAGTTGACATGAATAGAAAGATGATCAGCATAATCAGTAGGAGTTTTCAGTTTAAGAAATCTTTCCGGACTGTCTATCGGAAACTGTCTTTCCAGAAGTTCCATAAATAAAGAAGCAACACGCTGTGATGCATTCTGATAAGGCTCAAAGTTTTCTGCCGGCTGTATCTTCATGGTTTCGTGAATGAGAAGATGCAGATAGGCCCTGAGCATATCATATTTATGTAAGTAATCGGACTGAATTTCAGTCATCATCTTAATAAAAATATCTGCCACCGTCTTCTGCTGTTCTTCATTAATAAAGAAAACCGGAGTTCCTCCTATTTTAAAAACCGGTGAATCCTGAAGGTTGCCCAAGCGGTTTCCTTCATGCACAAACTGATCTGTAAAAAGGCAGAAAAAACCGGTCTGGTCAGGATCATCTGCTTCCCAGGAGTACGGAATGACAGGATTGGAAAATAACAGTACCGGACGGTCTACATTAATCCATTTATCGGCGTAATGAAGCTTGCCTTTTCCTATGATTAATGAGATTTTATAATAATCTCTTCTGCTGTAAGGGGTAATTAAAGAACAATTTTCACGTGAAAACACATTAAAATGCCCTACTCCGGGTGTTTTTATACATTGCAGGCCTACACGCTGATAAAAACCTTTAACTGTTTCGTTAGATTCCATGTTACAAAATTATAAAATTCAAACAATACTTTCAAAAAAAATAATGGCTGCTGATAATAATATGATCAGCTTATGAAACCGGCATTACCTGCGATTTTTATAACAGATGAGATTTTTCGGGTGAACGAAGAGAATTTTTAGCGGCTTGCTGAATTTTTTATTCCCGAATAGAGAAATAAACAGAAAAGTTGATCGTCTGATCAGCCATTCATTTAATATGGTCCCTTAAATTGATTAATGATGTTTGTTTTTCTGCTTAGAATGATGCTTGTTGCCCTTTTTATTCCATTGCTGATCTCCAGTGTCATTATTTTTATTCCGGTTGTAAACTGCTACAGGATTCTGACCTTTATAATATTTTGTTTTAAATTTCTGGTACTTCTCTCTTCCCAAAATATTTTCCAGTTGTGCGTATCGGTCCTCCCGCCAGCGGTCAGGATTATGACCATATGTTTTATTCCATGAATTATAGTCGTCATACCGGTCATTTAAAGCAAAGATCTGGCTGGCCTGAGTCTTGGATAATATTAAATCACCGATGACCGTCTGCCAGTTAATATCCGAAATGCTTCTTCTGTAATCATTATAATAATCTGACTGTGCATAACTTAAAGTAAAAGTTCCTATAAGGAGTGCTGTGATGAATATCTTTTTCATGTCGTCGTAATTTTAAATTAATTACTATTGATTTTCCAATTTAAATGCCAATACGTCTGAAAACCTCTCATGATGCTAAAAATATTACGGAGATTTTATCATTATTACAACTTATTTTTACAAGTTTCATCTGCATCTCATAACAGAAGTCATTATCATAGCTTAACATGCGAATTAACAGGTAATGATTAGTGTTTCTCTGATACAGTTCATAAAATTTATTTTTCAGGATAATTAATCTTCGAATTTGATTTTAAATTTGTAATTTTAAGATAGAATTTCACATCATAATTCTGAACACCAATAGAATAACTAATCAAATCCCAATCATTATGGAAAATATAAAATTTGAAGTATCTCCATATCAGGATGAGTTGCAGATGTTAATTGATGAAAAAAAAGCAGGCTATATGTCAATCGAAATTGATGGTAAACTATTGACCGTTTATTACACCAAACTCGACGAAGAACGTGAAGGCAAAGGCTACGCCAAGATGCTTCTGGACGAGCTCGTGCGTTATGCCGAGGAAAAAGACTTACTGGTAGATCCGGAATGTGATTTTGTAAGGCAGCAATTTGAAAATCATCCTGTGCGGTATAAAGACATCTGGCATGCCTGAATTAATAATCATCTTCCCACCAATCAGAAAACACCTGATCTCTTTTGTTTAAATCTACGGGCTCACCAATCATGGGAGTCAGGACATGAAGGTTTTTCGCTTTTCCAAGGCTTGTCACTTTTTTCAGTGGCTCGTTCCAGGGATGTAATGCCAATGCAAATTTTGAAGAGTGTACGGGAATAATATTTCTGGCGTTCACATCCAGGCTTGCCTGAATAACGTCTTCCGGCAATGCGTGGATATATTTCCATGCTTCATTATACTGTCCGTTTTCAATAATGGCATAGTCAAATGGACCGTATTGTTCACCAATCATTTTAAAATGAGTATCGTATCCGCTGTCGCCTCCTAAGAATATCTTTTTTGTAGGTGTTTCCAGAACATAGGACGTCCAGAGCGTCCGGTTTCTGCTGATTTTTCTGCCGGAAAAATGTCTTGCGGGGGTATAAATTATGATGATCCCGTTTTTAAGATCTGCTTTATCACCCCATTCCTCCTCAATAATCTGACTTTCAGAATATCCCCATCTTTCAAGATGCGCTCCTACACCTAACGGTAAGATTACCTTCCCGACCCTTTCTCTGATGGCTTTCACAGTGGGATAATCAAGATGATCATAATGATCGTGCGTAATCACAAGATAGTCTAAAGCGGGAATATCTTCAGGCTTAAAAACATCCGCTCCGGCAAATGCTTTATTAAAATATTTGAAAGGTGAACCATACGCACTTAAAACAGGATCTATAAGAAAAGAAACACCATCGGTCTGAATATAATATGAAGAGTGGCCGAGCCAGATAAAAACATCCTGATCTTTCGGAATAGCCTTAAGATCCGTATGAATTGCCGGAACGTTTTTGTGAGGCTTCAGATAGGGATCTTTTTTCTTAAAAAAGAAGTCATACATCACCTCCGGCATACTGTGACCTTCTGCTACAGACGGTGTATAACTGAGATTCTGGAACTGATTGTTTTTATAATGCAGAGATTTTTTCATTCTCGCCAATCTTTTTCCTTTGGGTTGTGCTCCGAACGCAGGCTGTCCCGTGATTACAATATATAATAAAAATCCTAAAGCCAGGATGGCGATAATGGCGTATATCATGTTTACAAAATTGGTTTAAATTTATAACTTTAATATTATATGACGATCTGAAAGTATTAAACCTTTATTTTTAAGTAAATTTATAGGACCTTCTGAAGAATTTTATCATCAATTTCATGAAAGAATTGTTTAATCTTATTAATTTTGCACGACAAAAAATCACAATCTTGAAAAATAATTATTCACTTTTATTTTTTATTCTGTTGCTGGCTTCCTGTTCATCTGTCAGGAAACATAATGAGCAAAGAACCTCCTGTATTTCTGTTGAAGAGCTGAAGAAGGACGTGGATTTTACGTATACTAAGCTGAAAGAGATGCATCCCAGGCTGTATTGGTATATTTCTAAAGAAAAACTGGATCACCAGTTTGACAGCCTGAAAAAAACGATTCACGAGCCGCTCACTCCTATTCAGTTTTATTTTAAACTCCAGCCTGTTATTGCCAATATCAGGGAGGGACATCTTTCGTTGAGAATTCCGAGAAGGAAACTGACCAGAAGAGAAATCAAATCGTTAGATGCCAGGAAAGGGATGTTCAGCCGTTTTGGATATTTCGTGCAGGATGATCATTTATATATTGTAGAAAATAAGGATTCTATCGAAGATATAAAGCCCGGAACGGAAGTTTTATCTATCAACAACATTCCGGCTTCGGAATATGTAAAAAAATACCGAAGATTAATCAGCAGTGATGGATTCAATACTACTTTTCAACCCTATTTCCTGAAAGATATATTCTTTAATTTTTATACTGCCGAAAATGGCTTTATGAACAGCGCCAAAATAGAAACGCTTTATGAAGGTCGGATAAAAACCGTTACTTTACAGAGAGAGATCAAATCCGAAAAAGATGTTCAGGAAAATAAAGCGCAGGAAAAAAGAACTTCAGAGAAGAAACTGAATGACTATGTTGCTTTCACCAATACTTACAACAGAAATTTTAAGTTTTTGGATCGGGACAGCACGGTAGCTTATATAAAAGTGAAAAGTTTTTCCGGTGATTATTCCAGAAAATTTTATAAGGAAAGTTTTGAAAAGATCAAAAATTCAAAATCGGACTACCTGATTATTGATATCAGAGATAACTACGGAGGAGCCCTGGATGAAATCAATAATTTATATTCCTATCTCTCTCCCCAACCTTATGTTCTGATAAAACCTTCGGAAGTGACCTCAAAATTCAGTCCTTTAAGAACTAATTATTTCAGAAAGAGCAATCCTCTGGACTATGCCCTGAAAAGTATCTTTTATCCTACGTTTGTTGTAGCACAGACCTTTAGTACGTATAAGAAAGACGGCAAAGTTTATTATAAAATGAAGGCCGGTAAACTTCAAAAACCTAAGAAAAATGTTTTTAACGGAAAGATTTTTGTTCTGATCAACGGAGGAAGCTTTTCAGCATCATCTATTATTACGGCGAAGCTGAAAAATGATAAAAGGGTAACACTCGTGGGCGAAGAGACCGGAGGCGCTAATGACGGTACTGTGGCAGGTTTCTATTCCTACCAGCAACTTCCAAATTCTCATATTAATTTACCGATCGGACTTGTTTTAGTTCAGCCCAATATACAATTTTCAAACTCAAAAAGAGGGGTCATGCCCGATGTGACCATCCGGGAGACCATGCAGGATATTATCGAAAAAAAGGATCCCCAGCTGGAATGGATAAAAAATGAAATCGACAGAGATAAAAAAACAAGCATAAGTAGATAAGGCATGATAAAAATTATTTTCCGGTGTTTTATACTGCTCCTCTCCGTAGTCGCATTATGGTTCTTCATTCATTCTATCTATATAACCGCTGACGGACTTTCTGATAAAGGCCGGAATGCTGATCTGGCCGTCATTCTCGGGAGTAAAGTGAATGAGGACGGAACCTTGTCTTCCAGATTGAAAAAGCGGCTTGAAAGCGGCATCAGCCTTTATAACGATCATCGGATCAGAAGGATTTTAGTGAGCGGAGGATTAGGGAAAGAGGGCTATTATGAAGGAGATAAAATGAAAGAATTTCTCATTTCCAGGGGAATTCCCGATTCTTTAATTTCTGTAGACAATACAGGTAACAATACCAGAGCGACGGTTACAAATACTATTAAGCTCAGATCAAAGCTTCATTTCAACAGTATTATTGTAGTCTCCCAGTATTTTCATGTGACCCGAACCAGGAAGCTGTTTAGAGAGAAGGGAATGCAAAGTGTGAGCAGCGTAAGTCCGTTTTATTTTGAATGGAGAGATCTTTATTCTATAATAAGGGAATTTCCTGCTTATTATCTTCAGTAGAAACGATGTGGTTATTGTCTTCAATTAAAAGACGTCGTGTTTTGTTTTAGAAAGTTTGAAATTTTTTCGGCGGGCTTTCAGCCCGCCGAAAAGCATGTTATTTTTCCAGTTCAGTCAGTAAATTCTGAATTTTGGTAATATGTTTCCCGTAAAAATGTCTAAACCATAAGTTTCCGACCAGGTATAATCCAAACAGACCTATTAATACTGCAGAGATCAGCGTTGTGGCAATACGCATATCCGAAAGCGGCTGTCTGTGCGGAAGACATTCGATCACAATAATAAGTTCGCAGACCAGAAACGGAACAAAGCTCAGATAAAAAGACAGATAATACTGCTTATTAAGATTAAGCTGCTGCAGAAGATCTTTGAGTGCATCATATGTTTTTAAAACAGGATTACTCATTTCCTTGTACAGTCTGAAAAATTTACTGAAAAAGAAAAAAGTGACGATTCCCATTGATATTAATAAAATATCGATATAAAATTTAAATTTAAAAGGGGCTTCACAAAGGCTGACCAGAGCAAATGCAAAGATAAATATACCTAAGGTAGACCAGAATTCCATACGCATGTTCTTACGCATATTTTCCAGGGGAAGATTGATTTTATTTTTATGTTCCATGCTGATTTCGGGGGTTTCGTGCGAAATGTCATCATTCCATATATTTTTAAGTTCATCTATATTCATTGTTGTCGTTTTAAAGGTCAGTATTTATTTTGAGTTTAAAATATCTTTCAGTTTATTTTTGGCGCGGTTCATTTTCACCCGTACATTCCCTTCTGAAATACCCATCTGTCCGGCAATTTCTTTGCCCGGGAAATCTTCAAGATAGTAGAAAATAAAAGCTTTATCAATGGGATTTAACTGATTAATGGCTTTATACATTGTATCCAGTTTTTCCTCTTTTTCATGATCATATTCGTCCTGAATT encodes:
- a CDS encoding MFS transporter, with translation MKTLKEKNQLIATVLAFAVIPMSGLATDIYLPSMPSMATELHQPESNIQLTLSIFLISYGLTQFFAGSIVDSFGRYRVSMASLALFVVSFLITATTQNIFVIYAMRVLQGILSGFAVVSKRAFFVDVYEGEERKHYLSIMTIVWSVGPIVAPFIGGYLQKIFGWQSNFYVLAAYSLLLLILEFLFSGETLKKRNPFHIEFLMKEYESMFKAKDFFYGMLMCGLSYSMIMFFNLCGSFIIEHKMGYSEVVAGYVSLILGFAWMTGGFLGKALINKAFLPKIRYANFIQLILIVVMFLASYFSNNIYSLVAFAFLIHVTAGFIFNNYFSYCIGRFPNSAGIAGGLTGGVAFIITSAISYGIVAILKPQVQLQVAEGYFVLGILGLFILSMIKFRKAHA
- the tpx gene encoding thiol peroxidase → MSNITLKGNPVNTIGNLPTIGTTIRDFALVDSALNVKTLQTFDGKKKVFNIFPSIDTPTCASSARKFNEEASALENTVVINVSKDLPFALGRFCAAEGLDNVETLSDFRSSFGDDYELTIADSPMKGLLSRAVIVTDADNKVVYTEQVSEIGNEPNYEAALSALK
- a CDS encoding GNAT family N-acetyltransferase, with the protein product MENIKFEVSPYQDELQMLIDEKKAGYMSIEIDGKLLTVYYTKLDEEREGKGYAKMLLDELVRYAEEKDLLVDPECDFVRQQFENHPVRYKDIWHA
- a CDS encoding MBL fold metallo-hydrolase; protein product: MIYAIIAILALGFLLYIVITGQPAFGAQPKGKRLARMKKSLHYKNNQFQNLSYTPSVAEGHSMPEVMYDFFFKKKDPYLKPHKNVPAIHTDLKAIPKDQDVFIWLGHSSYYIQTDGVSFLIDPVLSAYGSPFKYFNKAFAGADVFKPEDIPALDYLVITHDHYDHLDYPTVKAIRERVGKVILPLGVGAHLERWGYSESQIIEEEWGDKADLKNGIIIIYTPARHFSGRKISRNRTLWTSYVLETPTKKIFLGGDSGYDTHFKMIGEQYGPFDYAIIENGQYNEAWKYIHALPEDVIQASLDVNARNIIPVHSSKFALALHPWNEPLKKVTSLGKAKNLHVLTPMIGEPVDLNKRDQVFSDWWEDDY
- a CDS encoding YdcF family protein, which produces MIKIIFRCFILLLSVVALWFFIHSIYITADGLSDKGRNADLAVILGSKVNEDGTLSSRLKKRLESGISLYNDHRIRRILVSGGLGKEGYYEGDKMKEFLISRGIPDSLISVDNTGNNTRATVTNTIKLRSKLHFNSIIVVSQYFHVTRTRKLFREKGMQSVSSVSPFYFEWRDLYSIIREFPAYYLQ
- a CDS encoding S41 family peptidase, with amino-acid sequence MKNNYSLLFFILLLASCSSVRKHNEQRTSCISVEELKKDVDFTYTKLKEMHPRLYWYISKEKLDHQFDSLKKTIHEPLTPIQFYFKLQPVIANIREGHLSLRIPRRKLTRREIKSLDARKGMFSRFGYFVQDDHLYIVENKDSIEDIKPGTEVLSINNIPASEYVKKYRRLISSDGFNTTFQPYFLKDIFFNFYTAENGFMNSAKIETLYEGRIKTVTLQREIKSEKDVQENKAQEKRTSEKKLNDYVAFTNTYNRNFKFLDRDSTVAYIKVKSFSGDYSRKFYKESFEKIKNSKSDYLIIDIRDNYGGALDEINNLYSYLSPQPYVLIKPSEVTSKFSPLRTNYFRKSNPLDYALKSIFYPTFVVAQTFSTYKKDGKVYYKMKAGKLQKPKKNVFNGKIFVLINGGSFSASSIITAKLKNDKRVTLVGEETGGANDGTVAGFYSYQQLPNSHINLPIGLVLVQPNIQFSNSKRGVMPDVTIRETMQDIIEKKDPQLEWIKNEIDRDKKTSISR
- a CDS encoding aldo/keto reductase, yielding MKFRKLGNTGKQLSAIGLGCMGMSFAYGPADEQESISTLHKALDLGVNFWDTADMYANGENEKLISKVLVPNRDKIFIATKFGFRFKDGTPGHSGAPGTYFDGSPEWIKKAVDLSLQRLKIDEIDLYYAHRVDPNVPVEETVGAMADLVRAGKVKYLGLSEASAESIRKANKIHPITALQSEYSILTKDVEKEILPTIRELGITLVPYSPLARGLFANIHEVQKLGNDDFRKSLPRYQEKYLENNRNLAKEINDFAASRGVKGTQMALAWVLNQGEDIIPIPGTKRITYLQENIAATDIELSQSDLDTIDAILKKYPDTGERYSEGSMKLVNN
- a CDS encoding NADP-dependent isocitrate dehydrogenase, whose amino-acid sequence is MSDKSKIYYTLTDEAPMLATHSFLPIVKAFTKSANIEIAVPDISLAGRILANFPEFLKDDQKIGDALAELGQLATQPDANIIKLPNISASAPQLDAAIAELQSKGFAVPNYPAEPKNEEEKAIKAKYAKVLGSAVNPVLREGNSDRRAPKAVKNYAKANPHRMGDWASDSKTDVAHMDNGDFYGTETSTTLENATKYKIVFKGNDGAENLLKDFAGLQAGEVIDSSVMNLNALRAFVQQAIEEAKNRNVLLSAHLKATMMKISDPIIFGAIVETFFKEVFTKYADTFKSLDVNPNNGLADLFDKIKGNAQEADIKADIETALANGPRVAMVNSDKGITNFHVPSDIIVDASMAALVRGGGKMWNKEGKEEDTVCIIPDRSYAGFYQSVIDDMKAHGKLDPTTMGSVPNVGLMAQKAEEYGSHDKTFQAADEGTIEVQDEAGNVLLSQKVEKGDIFRMCQTKDAPIQDWVKLAVNRSRLSDTPAIFWLDKGRAHDREIIKKVEKYLADHDTNGLDIKILDVKDAMTETLKRAREGKDTISVSGNVLRDYLTDLFPILELGTSAKMLSIVPLMNGGGLFETGAGGSAPKHVEQFIEEGYLRWDSLGEFLALQASLEHLAQTQGNTKSQVLADALDEANAKFLATDKSPARKVGQIDNRGSHFYLAMYWAEALANQTADAELAKQFAPIAEAMKENEEVINAELIGAQGKPQQIDGYFKTDTYKTYAAMRPSTVLNEIIDGI
- a CDS encoding helix-turn-helix domain-containing protein, encoding MESNETVKGFYQRVGLQCIKTPGVGHFNVFSRENCSLITPYSRRDYYKISLIIGKGKLHYADKWINVDRPVLLFSNPVIPYSWEADDPDQTGFFCLFTDQFVHEGNRLGNLQDSPVFKIGGTPVFFINEEQQKTVADIFIKMMTEIQSDYLHKYDMLRAYLHLLIHETMKIQPAENFEPYQNASQRVASLFMELLERQFPIDSPERFLKLKTPTDYADHLSIHVNSLNRSVKEITGKTTTQQITSRIIQEANALLKHTDWNVSEIAYGLGFEEPAYFTNYFKKQTGMTPNTVRTSLV